The region CACCTCGGGAGGGGCCGGCGGCTCCCCGCCCGCCGGACGGAGCAGCTCCACCGCCGATCTCAGGAGGCCGGGCACCTCCCCGGGCTCCGCCTCGGCGTCCACGAAGCCGGAGCGGAGCTTGCCCGCCGCGGTGAAGGCCTCGCCTTCGGTCGCCTCCTCCCCGCGGACCCGCGAGCCGGCGAAGGCGACCTCGGCCCCCCGCACCCCTATGATGTAGTCGGCGGAGGAACCCAGCGACGCCCATATCCCGCCGGTGACGGGGCCGCGCAGCACGCTGATGTGGGGGATCCCCTCCTCGCGCGCCCGGACGCACGCGTCGGCGATCCTCTGCAGCTGGACGAGCGAGCGCATCCCCTCCTGCATCCTGCTCCCGCCCGTGGCCACGAGCGAGACGACCGCCCTGCGGCTCTCCCGCGCCCGCTCGAAGGCCTCGACGATCCTGCGCCCCGCGGCCTCGCCCACCGAGCCCCCCAGAAAGCGGAAGTCGAAGGCGACGACCACGACGGGCGTCTTGCCCACCTGCGCCTCCCCCACGACCACCGACTCCCCCTCCCCGGTCCGCTCGCGAACCCGCGCAAGCTTCTCCGGATAGCCGGGCCACCCCAACGGATCTCCTGAGACCAGCTCCTCCCCGAACTCCCTGAACCCCGTCGCCACGGCCCCGATCGCCTCCCGGGCCGCCGGCGACGCCACCCCGCGCCCCCCTCCCGGCAGGGCACGCCCCCCGCCCCTCTTCTTAGCGCGAAACCGGTAGAACCTCTCCCCTCGTCGCACCGGACTCCTCGTATACTGTCGACAATAGCTATAACACATATAGCATGGGTGGCCGGTTTTGCGCAAGCCGGCGGGGGTGGTGTAGGCTTTGGTGGAGCGGGGAGGAGGCTCTACTATGGCGGACGGCGGGTCCCCGGGCAGGGTTGCTTTTGCGAGCTTCATCGGGACGGCCATCGAGTTCTACGACTTCTACATCTACGGGACGGAGGCGGCGCTGGTGTTGGGAGGGGTGTTCTTCCCGGGGTTTTCTTCGGGCACTTCGGGGACCGGGTGGGGAGAAAGGCGATGCTGGTGCTGACGCTGCTCATCATGGGGGTCTCCACCTTTCTCATCGGGCTTCTGCCCGGCTTCGCCGCGATGGGCGTGGCGGCCCCGGCGCTGCTGGTCCTGCTGCGCTTTCTGCAGGGGCTGGGGCTCGGGGGCGAGTGGGGCGGGGCGGTGCTTGTGGCCACCGAGCACGCCGCCCGGGGCAGGAGGGGGCTGTACTCCAGCTTCCCGCAGATGGGGCCCGCGGCGGGCTTTCTGCTGGCCAACGGGCTGTTTCTGGCGCTTACGCTGCTTTTGTCCGGGGAGCAGTTCTCCTCCTGGGGGTGGCGGGTGCCGTTTCTCTTCTCCATCGTGCTGGTGGCCATCAGGCTGTACGTCCGGGTGAGCATCTCCGAGACGCCGGTCTTCCGCCGGGCGCTCGAGACGCAGACCCGGGCGCGGGTGCCCTCTCTAGACATGCTGCGGGCCTATCCCGGGGTGCTGCTGCTCAGCTCCGGGGCGATCTCGCTCACCTACGTCCTCTTCTACACCACAACCACCTTCTCGCTGGCCTACGGCACCTCGGAGCTGGGGCTGCCGAGCTCGACCCTGCTGTACTGCACCATGATCTCGGTGGCCGTCATGGGGGTGGCGGTGCCGGTCTTCGCGGCCCTCTCCGACCGGGTGGGGCGCCGCCGGCTGTGCCTGGCGGGGGCGGCGCTCGCGGGGGTGTGGCCTTCCCGATGTTCTGGCTGCTGGACACCGGCGGCCCGGTCCTCGTCGCGCTGGCCTTCACCGTCGCCATGATCGCCTTCGCCGTCATCTACGGCCCCATGGGGGCCTACCTGCCCGAGCTCTACGGCACCCGGCTGCGCTACAGCGGCGCGGCGGTCGGCTACAACCTGGGCGGCGTCCTCGGCGGGGCGCTGGCGCCCACCATAGCCGCCCGGCTTCTGGGCTGGGCGGAGGGGTCTTGGGCGATCTCGGCCTATATCCTCGCCATGTCCGCCCTGAGCTTCGTCTGCGTGCTGCTGCTCTCGGAGCTGCGGGAGGAGGAGCGCGGGGTGCTCGCAGCGGAGGGGGAGCCGGCGAGCGGGGGGGCCTCGTGAGCGGGGAGCTGTGCTTTCTGCCGGCCGTGGAGCTGGCCGGGCTCCTCCGGCGGCGGGAGCTCTCCGCCGCCGAGCTGATGGAGGCCCACCTCTCGCAGATAGAGCGCGTGAACCCCGAGGTGAACGCCATCGTCACCCTCCTCCCCGAGCGGGCTATGGAGGAGGCGCGCCGGGCCGACGCGGCGCTCGCCCGCGGGGAGGAGGTCGGCCCGCTGCACGGTCTTCCGGTGGCCCACAAAGACCTCTTCTGGACGAGGGGCGTGCGCACCACCTTCGGCTCCCCCATCTTCGCCGGCTTCGTCCCCGACGCCGACGCCCTCATCGTGGAGCGGGCGCGGGGGGCGGGGGCCATCTCCGTGGGCAAGACCAACACCCCCGAGTTCGGCGCCGGGTCCCAGACCTTCAACGAGGTCTTCGGGGCCACCCTGAACCCCTACGATACCTCCAGAACCTGCGGGGGCTCCAGCGGCGGGGCCGCCGTCGCTTTAGCCTGCGGGATGGTCCCCCTCGCCGACGGCTCGGACATGGGCGGCAGCCTGCGCAACCCGGCGGCCTTCTGCAACGTGTTGGGCCTGCGGCCCTCGCCGGGGCGGGTCCCCTCCTGGCCCTCCCAGACCTCCTGGTCCCCGCTCTCGGTGGACGGCCCGATGGCCCGCACGGCGCGGGACGCGGCGCTGATGCTCTCCGCGATAGCCGGGCCCGACCCGCGCTCGCCCATCTCCCTCTCCGAGCCCCCCGGGCTTTTCGCCGCCCCCCTGGAGCGGGACTTCTCCGGGGTGCGGGTGGCGTGGAGCCCGGACCTGGGGACGCTGCCGGTGGAGGGGCGGGTGGCGGAGGTATTCCGGGGGAGCCTGCCCGTGCTGGAGGGGCTCGGCTGCGAGGTGGAGGAGGCCGCCCCGGACCTCTCCGGCGCCGACGAGGTCTTCAAGGCGTTCAGGGCCTGGCACTTCGAGCTGGCCTACGGGGAGCTGCTGGAGGAGCACCGGCAGAGGATGAAGGACACCGTGGTCTGGAACATCGAGGAGGGCCGCAGGCTGACCGGGCCGCAGCTCGGGGCGGCCGAGCGGAGGCGGACGGAGCTCTACCACCGCGTGCTGGGGTTCATGCGGCGCTACGAGTTTTTGGTCCTCCCCACCACGCAGGTGGCGCCCTTCCCGGTGGAGATGCCCTACGTGACCGAGATAGAGGGCGCGAGGATGGAGACCTACATCGACTGGATGCGCTCCTGCTACTACATCAGCGCGGTGGGGCTGCCCGCCGTCTCGGTCCCCTGCGGCTTTACGGGGGAGGGGCTTCCGGTGGGGCTCCAGATCGTGGGCCGCCCCCGCGACGACTTCGGGGTGCTGCAGCTCGCACACGCCTTCGAGGAGGCCACGGGATACGGGAGGCGCCGGCCGCCCGCGGCCGCCCGGCCCCTCAGGTGAGGGGTATCCCGGCCACGCAGTCGCGGAACGCCTCGCGCTCCAGGAGCCTCCCGTACCAGGCCTCGAGGTTGGGCATCGGCGGCCGCTCGATATCCAGCCCGAACCACCGGCGGGCCGAGACCCCGAGCGGGATGTCGGCCATGGTGAGGGCGTCGCCCTCCACGTACTCCTCGCGCCCCTCCAGGTGCCGCTCGAGGATGGCCCAGGCCCCGGCGGTCTTTCTCCGGGCCTCCTCTATGGCCGCCTCGTCCCGCTCCTCCGGCGGGGTCCTGACGAGCCCCCAGAACACCGGGCGCAGGTGCTCCCAGAGGGCGGTGGCCTGCCAGTCCATCCAGCGGTCGGCGCGGGCGCGGGCGCGCGTGTCCTCGGGCCAGAGGGTGCCCGCGCCGTACCGGGCGGCGAGGTAGCGCACGATGGCGTTGGACTCCCACAGGACGAAGCCGTCCTCCTCGATGGCGGGCACGAGGCGGTTGGGGTTTATCTCCTCGTAGCCCTCCGGGAAGCCGTAGGCGCCCCCGGCGTCCACCCGTTCGTGCTCGAGCCCGAGCTCCCCGCAGCACCAGAGCACCTTCTGCACGTTGATGGAGTTGTCCCTGCCCCAGACCCTGAGCATCTCTCTCACTCCTCCCCCGGCGCGGCGTCGAAGTTGGCCACCCCGCGCCGTATGTCGTTCTGCATGTGCCTCTGCATCCTCTCCCGGGCGGCCCCCACGTCCCTCCGCCGGATGGCCTCCAGTATGGAGGCGTGCTCCTCGCAGATCTCAGCCTCTATCCTCTCGTCGGAGAGGATGTGCCGGCGGGCGACCAGGATCTGGCCGCGCAGCGTGTCCATCAGGCGCTCCAGCGGCGGCATCCGGGCGCTCCTGACCATCAGGTCGTGGAAGCGGGTGTTGGCGGAGAGCACGCCCCCGTGGTCCCCCGCCGCAACCGCCCGCCGCGCCTCCTCCAGCGCCTCCTCCATCTCCCTCAGCTCCTCCTCCTCCGCGAGCCGCGCCGCCCGCTCGGCCACCAGCCCCTCCAGCGCCGCCCGGCAGGTGTACAGGTCCACGAACTCCTCCCTGGAGGGGTCCGCCACCACCCGCTCGGTCCCCCGCGCCACCAGGAGCCCCTCCCGCTCCAGCTGCCGCAGCGCCTCCCGGACCGGGGTCCGGCTCACCCGCAGCTCCTCCGCCGCCCGGCTCTCCTGCAAGACCTCGCCCGCCCCGTACTCCCCGGCCAGTATCCTCCGCCGCAGCACCTCGTACACCTGCCGGTAGAGCGGCTCCGGCCGCCTCAGCTCCTCCATCCTCTTTCCTCCTCCGGGAGATCTCCGAAAGCCTCGCACGACATGTTGCCAGCTTCTCGCGGATCCTGTAGTGTGTATACCGTATACGAAGTATACGGGAGAGGCGCGGAAAGGAGGCTCCATGGGTGGGGGCATGACGCGGCGGGAGTTCCTGGTGGCCGGGGGAGGGGCGCTTGCGGGGGCGCTCGTTTTCGGCGGTTGCGCGGGCGGCGGGGGTTCTGGGGGCGGCGGGTCGGGCTGGGAGCCGAGCCGCAACGTCGTCATGATCGTACCGTTCGAGCCCGGGGGCGGGAGCGACATCCTGGGGCGGGCGATGGCCGCGGGGCTGGAGGAGGTCCGCGAGGAGGTCAACGTCAGCGTGGAGAACCGGGCGGGGGGCTCTGGGGCGGTGGGCTATTCGTACCTGCTGGAGCAGCGGGGGGACCCGCACTTCCTGCTGGCCTCCGAGACGGCGGGCGTGGCGCTGCCCATCACGACCGAGACGCCCTTCCGCTGGACGGACTTCACGCCCGTAGCCCAGATCGCCGAGGACGCCACGCTCCTCATCGTCCGGCGGGGCTCGGATTACCGCTCGCTGCAGGACGTCGTAGACGCGGCGCGGGAGGGGCGGGTCACCGTGGGGGTGGCGGGGGCGACCGGGCTCGACACCATCGTCACCTCGCTCGTGGAGGAGCAGACCGGGGTGGAGTTCGAGCGGGTCGTCTTCGAGTCGGGGGGCGAGATCGTCGCGGCGTTGCTCGGGGGCGACATAGACATCGCCTCGCTCAACCCCAGCGAGGTCATCGGGCAGCTGGAGGCGGGCAAGATGCGGGCGCTCGCCGTCTTCGCCGACGAGCGCTACGAGCGGGGGATGCTCGCCGAGATCCCGACGGCCAGGGAGGAGGGGGTGGACGTCTCCTTCACCCAGTACCGGGGGGCCTTCGCGGCCGGGGGGATCACGCCCGAGCAGCGGCAATACTGGGAGCGGGCCTTCGTGGACTGGACGAAGCGCCAGAGCTACAGGAAGTACATCCGGGACAACTACCTCATCTCGGTGGTCCGCACGGGGGAGGAGTTCGAGGGCTACCTGCGGGACTACGAGAAGACGCTCGAGAAGGTGCTCGGGGGGCAGTCCCGGTGAGGGGCCTCGGGGGGGCCGCCCCCGACCTCGTCGGCGGGCTCCTGCTCGCCGCGCTCGGGGCGGCGCTCGCCGCCGGGGCCACCGGCTACGGGGTGACGACCGCGGAGGGGAGGCTCGGGCCCGGCTTCATGCCCTTCGCGGTCGGTCTCCTGCTCGCCCTCTTCGGGGGGCTGGTGTGCGTTCAGGCCCTGTGGGGCGGGCGGGGGAGCGGGGAGGCCGGGGAGAGCGCCGGGGGGCGCAGCGTCGCGGCGGTCTTCGCCCTCACCCTGCTCGCCATCCTGCTCACCCCCGTTATAGGGTTCCTGCCGGCCTTCGGGCTGCTCGTCTTCGCGCTCGCCAGGTTCGTGGAGGGGGAGGGCTGGGTGGCGGCGGCGCTGCTCGGGACGGGGGGCGCCGCTGCCGCCTGGGCCGTCTTCGTGCTCTTCCTGCAGATACCGCTGCCGGGCGGCGTCTTCGTCGCCGGGGGGTAGGCCGTGGAGCTCCTCGACCAGATCCTCCTCGGCTTCCAGACCGCGCTCTCGCCCGTCAACCTCGCCTACTGCTTTGTCGGGGTGGTGCTCGGCACCGTCATAGGGCTCCTGCCCGGGCTCGGGTCCGCCACGGGGGTCGCGCTGCTTTTGCCGCTCACGCTCACCCTGGAGCCCGTCACCGCGCTCATCATGCTCGCCGGGATCTACTACGGCACCCAGTACGGCGCCACCATAAGCTCCGTGCTCATCGCCACCCCCGGCGACTCCGCCACCGTGGTCACCACCATCGAGGGCTACAGGCTCGCCCGCAGGGGGCGGGCCGGGCCCGCGCTCGCCGTAGCCGCCATAGCCTCCTTTCTCGCCGGGACCATAAGCATCGTGCTGCTCATGACCCTCGCCCCCGTCTTCGCTAGCTTCGCGCTGGACTTCGGCCCGCCGGAGATGGCCGCGCTCATGGTGCTCGGCCTCGCCGGGGTCATAGGCTTCACCGGTTCCTCGCGGGCCAAGGGGCTCGCCATGGCCGCCTTCGGGCTCGCGCTCGCCACCGTCGGCATAGACCCCTCCACGGGGGTCGAGCGCTTCACCTTCGGCAACGTCCAGCTCCTGGGGGGCATAGGGTTCCTGGAGGTCGTCATCGGGCTCTTCGCCGTCGCCGAGGTGATGTCCGCGGTGCGGCGCGGCGGGGGCGAGCCCATCCGCACCCGCTTCCGGGACATGCTGCTCAGCCGGGAGGACTGGCGGCGCTCGCGCGGGGCCATAGCCCGCGGCGGCCTGCTCGGCTTCTTCCTCGGGGTGCTGCCCGGGGCGGGGGCCACGCTCGCCTCCTTCTTCGCCTACGACGTGGAGCGGCGCCTCAGCAGGCGCAGGGACGAGTTCGGGAAGGGGGCCATAGAGGGCGTGGCCGGGCCCGAGGCGGCCAACAACGCCGCCGTCAACGGCGCCTTCGTCCCCACGCTCACGCTGGGCATCCCCGGCTCGGGGACCACCGCCGTGCTGCTCGGGGCCTTCCTGCTCTTCGGGATACAGCCCGGGCCGCTGCTCCTCGAGGAGCAGCCGCAGCTCGTGTGGGGGCTCATCGCCTCCTTCTACATCGGCAACCTCCTCCTGCTGCTGCTCAACCTGCCGCTCGCCCCGCTCTTCGCCTCCATCCTCAGGCTGCGCTACGGGCTGCTCTACCCGCTCATCCTGCTGCTGTGCTTCGTGGGGGCCTACGCCGTCGAGAACCGGATGTGGGGGGTGTGGATCGCCTTCGCCTTCGGGGTCATCGGGTACTTCATGAAGCGCTACGGCTACCCGGCCGCCCCCGTCGTCCTCGGCCTCATCCTGGGGCCCATGCTCGAGAAGGCGCTCATGCAGACCTCCTCCATGGGCGGGGGGGACTTCGGGATCTTCCTGCAGCGACCCATAGCGCTCGCGCTCTTCGCCGTAGCGGCGCTGGTGGTTGTGGGCCCGCTCCTCGCGCGGGGGGCCGGGCTGCTGCTCGCCGGGCGCCCCGGCAGTGCACACGGCCGCGAACAGAAAGGAGGCTAGAGCCTTTGCTGCCGCTAGAGAAGATAAAGGTGCTCGACCTCACGCAGGTTATGGCCGGCCCGTTCTGCTGCCAGCTTCTGGCGGACATGGGGGCCGACGTCACCAAGGTGGAGCCGCCGGGGACCGGGGACCAGGCCCGCCGGTCCATGGGCTTCACCATGAAGGGGGAGGACACCGCCGCCTTTCTCGCCGTCAACCGCAACAAAAAGAGCGTGACCCTCAACCTCAAGGACGGGGAGGCGCGCGAGATCTTCTACCGGCTCGTGCGGGAGGCGGACGTGCTCGTGGAGAACTTCCGCCCCGGCGTCACCAGGAAGCTCGGCATAGACTACGAGACGCTGAAAGAGATCAACCCGCGCCTCATCTACGCCAGCATCTCCGGCTTCGGGCAGACCGGGCCCTACGCCGCGCGGGCCGGCTACGACCTCATCGCCCAGGGCATGTCCGGGGTGATGAGCGTCACCGGCGAGCCCGGGCGGCCGCCGGTGAAGTGCGGGGTCCCCATCGGCGACCTCTCGGCGGGCCTGTTCTGCGCCTTCGGGGTGCTCACCGCCTACATCGCCCGCCAGAGCACGGGGCGCGGCCAGTACATCGACACCTCCCTCTTCGAGGGGGCGCTCGCGCTCTCCATCTGGGAGACCGCCGAGCTGTGGGCCACCGGGCGCATCCCGCAGCCCTTCGGCTCGGCCCACCGCCTCACGGCTCCCTACCAGGCGCTCAGGACCCGCGACGGCTACATCAACGTGGGGGCCAACAACCAGCGGCTCTGGAAGCGCCTGTGCGCCGCCATAGGCCGCGAGGAGCTCATAGAGGACGAGCGTTTCGCCACCAACGAGCGGCGCATGGCCAACCGCGAGGAGCTGGCCAGGGAGCTGGAGTCCACCCTGCGCGAGAGGACCACCGGGGAGTGGATGGAGGTGCTGCTCGAGGCGGGCTTCCCGGCCGGCCCCATCTACAACTACGGGCAGGTCTTCGAGGACGAGCACACCCTGGCGCGGGAGATGATGGTCGAGATGGAGCACCCCGTGGAGGGGACGGTGCGGGGGCTCGGCATCCCCGTCAAGCTCAGCGAGACGCCGGGGGCCGTGCGCCGGGCGGCCCCGCTGCTCGGGGAGCACACCCGGGAGACGCTGCGCCGGCTCGGGTATTCTGAAGAGAAGATAGCCGAGCTAGAGGAGAGGGAGGCGATATGAGGACCGGGACCGAGCAGCTGCTCTACGAGCGGCGGGGGGCCAGGGCGTACATCACCTTCAACCGGCCCGAGGCCCGCAACGCCATGACCTGGGAGATGTACGAGGCGCTCTACGAGTGCTGCGAGGAGGTGGACCGCGACGAGGGGGTCCGGGTCGTGGTGCTGCGCGGCGCGGGGGGCCGGGCCTTCGTCGCCGGGACGGATATCAGGCAGTTCA is a window of Rubrobacter xylanophilus DSM 9941 DNA encoding:
- a CDS encoding amidase — protein: MSGELCFLPAVELAGLLRRRELSAAELMEAHLSQIERVNPEVNAIVTLLPERAMEEARRADAALARGEEVGPLHGLPVAHKDLFWTRGVRTTFGSPIFAGFVPDADALIVERARGAGAISVGKTNTPEFGAGSQTFNEVFGATLNPYDTSRTCGGSSGGAAVALACGMVPLADGSDMGGSLRNPAAFCNVLGLRPSPGRVPSWPSQTSWSPLSVDGPMARTARDAALMLSAIAGPDPRSPISLSEPPGLFAAPLERDFSGVRVAWSPDLGTLPVEGRVAEVFRGSLPVLEGLGCEVEEAAPDLSGADEVFKAFRAWHFELAYGELLEEHRQRMKDTVVWNIEEGRRLTGPQLGAAERRRTELYHRVLGFMRRYEFLVLPTTQVAPFPVEMPYVTEIEGARMETYIDWMRSCYYISAVGLPAVSVPCGFTGEGLPVGLQIVGRPRDDFGVLQLAHAFEEATGYGRRRPPAAARPLR
- a CDS encoding glutathione S-transferase family protein, giving the protein MLRVWGRDNSINVQKVLWCCGELGLEHERVDAGGAYGFPEGYEEINPNRLVPAIEEDGFVLWESNAIVRYLAARYGAGTLWPEDTRARARADRWMDWQATALWEHLRPVFWGLVRTPPEERDEAAIEEARRKTAGAWAILERHLEGREEYVEGDALTMADIPLGVSARRWFGLDIERPPMPNLEAWYGRLLEREAFRDCVAGIPLT
- a CDS encoding GntR family transcriptional regulator; translated protein: MEELRRPEPLYRQVYEVLRRRILAGEYGAGEVLQESRAAEELRVSRTPVREALRQLEREGLLVARGTERVVADPSREEFVDLYTCRAALEGLVAERAARLAEEEELREMEEALEEARRAVAAGDHGGVLSANTRFHDLMVRSARMPPLERLMDTLRGQILVARRHILSDERIEAEICEEHASILEAIRRRDVGAARERMQRHMQNDIRRGVANFDAAPGEE
- a CDS encoding tripartite tricarboxylate transporter substrate binding protein, with amino-acid sequence MGGGMTRREFLVAGGGALAGALVFGGCAGGGGSGGGGSGWEPSRNVVMIVPFEPGGGSDILGRAMAAGLEEVREEVNVSVENRAGGSGAVGYSYLLEQRGDPHFLLASETAGVALPITTETPFRWTDFTPVAQIAEDATLLIVRRGSDYRSLQDVVDAAREGRVTVGVAGATGLDTIVTSLVEEQTGVEFERVVFESGGEIVAALLGGDIDIASLNPSEVIGQLEAGKMRALAVFADERYERGMLAEIPTAREEGVDVSFTQYRGAFAAGGITPEQRQYWERAFVDWTKRQSYRKYIRDNYLISVVRTGEEFEGYLRDYEKTLEKVLGGQSR
- a CDS encoding tripartite tricarboxylate transporter TctB family protein, whose product is MRGLGGAAPDLVGGLLLAALGAALAAGATGYGVTTAEGRLGPGFMPFAVGLLLALFGGLVCVQALWGGRGSGEAGESAGGRSVAAVFALTLLAILLTPVIGFLPAFGLLVFALARFVEGEGWVAAALLGTGGAAAAWAVFVLFLQIPLPGGVFVAGG
- a CDS encoding tripartite tricarboxylate transporter permease; amino-acid sequence: MELLDQILLGFQTALSPVNLAYCFVGVVLGTVIGLLPGLGSATGVALLLPLTLTLEPVTALIMLAGIYYGTQYGATISSVLIATPGDSATVVTTIEGYRLARRGRAGPALAVAAIASFLAGTISIVLLMTLAPVFASFALDFGPPEMAALMVLGLAGVIGFTGSSRAKGLAMAAFGLALATVGIDPSTGVERFTFGNVQLLGGIGFLEVVIGLFAVAEVMSAVRRGGGEPIRTRFRDMLLSREDWRRSRGAIARGGLLGFFLGVLPGAGATLASFFAYDVERRLSRRRDEFGKGAIEGVAGPEAANNAAVNGAFVPTLTLGIPGSGTTAVLLGAFLLFGIQPGPLLLEEQPQLVWGLIASFYIGNLLLLLLNLPLAPLFASILRLRYGLLYPLILLLCFVGAYAVENRMWGVWIAFAFGVIGYFMKRYGYPAAPVVLGLILGPMLEKALMQTSSMGGGDFGIFLQRPIALALFAVAALVVVGPLLARGAGLLLAGRPGSAHGREQKGG
- a CDS encoding CaiB/BaiF CoA transferase family protein; translated protein: MLPLEKIKVLDLTQVMAGPFCCQLLADMGADVTKVEPPGTGDQARRSMGFTMKGEDTAAFLAVNRNKKSVTLNLKDGEAREIFYRLVREADVLVENFRPGVTRKLGIDYETLKEINPRLIYASISGFGQTGPYAARAGYDLIAQGMSGVMSVTGEPGRPPVKCGVPIGDLSAGLFCAFGVLTAYIARQSTGRGQYIDTSLFEGALALSIWETAELWATGRIPQPFGSAHRLTAPYQALRTRDGYINVGANNQRLWKRLCAAIGREELIEDERFATNERRMANREELARELESTLRERTTGEWMEVLLEAGFPAGPIYNYGQVFEDEHTLAREMMVEMEHPVEGTVRGLGIPVKLSETPGAVRRAAPLLGEHTRETLRRLGYSEEKIAELEEREAI